The window CGCATTCTTCGTGCACcaaggacacacaaacagattgtAGACATAACACATTATTAAACTTGGAGCCCCTCCAGTCGTGTTTCGTTTCAATATGAACTGATCTTCCACACCCAAATGAAAAAGTTGGGGGAGTTAAGGGATCATTCCACCAGCCCCCCTCGTAACATCCACCTGACACCAACACAATGCATGTGTGTAGCCCCAAACACGCACTGTTGCATAATAAGGAACTGATCAGTCATTCAACATCGATGCAGCTGTGTTCCTGTTTTTGGCTTCTGGCTTCATTATTACTATAATAATGAAGTGGTTATTACATCCAGCGGAAATAGGCACACTGACGTAATATCTGCGTTTCATTTCCCCTTTGTTGAGTAGTAGACATGGGAGGACATTGAAAAGTTAATGCTTTGAAGAAAGTTGTAAGTGTTgtatttattatcattattattattattttttattgtatttccatttattttatttcacacAGCTGGGGAAACAAATGATTAtctaaagaaagaaaacaaccttttgatttaaaaaaatgcaaTTAAATTCATTACGTTTACTACATGAAGCTCTCACTCATATTGCCGTCATAGGATTGCAGGTTGTCTGATGACAGCGCTGCTCTCATACTGTTCCAGAATAAGGGCTGGGCTCGTGGGTTTCTGGGCCAGGACAGCACTGACTTTCTGCACAGCCTTTTCCTCAGCTGCAGATATTTCATTTTAGGAAACACCTCATCCAGAAGAACCAGCACTGCCACATCCACCTTTAAGACAGAAAAATACATGACATGTTGAATCCCCTAATAGACAATACGATTGCAAAACACTACACGCAGCAACACCACAAACATAACGTATGACAGGCAAAATGTGGACTAATAGAAAATATATTAGATCTTGCTGACCTTCTCATCCAGCAGCCTCTGCTGAACCATGAAGAACGCCTGGCGGATCATGCCACTAACGTTTGCACCACTCCCAGTCCCACCGCTCGTGAGGACGAACACGGTCTTTGCGCTGCTGTACACTGCATTATGGAGGTTCTCTATGCAGGACAAGCCAGGAAGCCAGTCCCTTTCTTCCAGGCAGAGACGGAACCTCCTGCGACCTCCATTCTCTAGGTGGACGGTCAACTCATTGTAGACCCAGTCCCTCACCGATTGGTTCTCAGTGTCAAACACCACAAACGCATCATAGTGGTCGTCGTAATCACTGCCTGGTAGTTGCGAGTAGCCTTTGTGTCCGGcccacaacaactgaaagcaGTACCAGAGGTCCCAGCCATAGAGGTGCTTCAAGAGGGGCAGAGCAGTGAGTACCAAAActaggaaggaggtggagaggaacgACACCCTTCCGAAAATCTCCGGGCAGGAGCGTGGGTCCATAGTCAGCAAGTTGGTCCCTTGCAGGGACTCTGGGAACTCGCATTGCACGTGCGTCGTGAGGCGAGGGATGTGCACCGGACTAGCCCGCAGGAAGTCTGAAAACCAGGCTGTGTCACATGAGCAAACAAATGGATTCCCATGCAGAGTGAGTGTTTTGAGGCTGCTACCGTTTCCCATGAGGGCAGGCAAGATCTGATGTTTAagtattttgagttgattgTTGTTTAGGTAGAGATAGCGCAAGCCCTCCATTTTTCGGAAGAATTTTTCTGGAAGCTTGCTAATCCAGTTGTAGCTCAAATCTAAGACAGTAAAGTTCGATCTAAAAGGTATGACTACATTAGGCAAGCTGGAGAGACGGTTTTTACTGATATTGAAGTGTTGTAACTGGCTAAGTACTGTGATGTTCTCCCATGGGAAATAGTTCAAAAGGTTATCGCTCAGTCTCAGTGCTCTGAGACTTTGTGGCAGATTACAAATAACCTTTTGTGAAAGGGACCTCAGCTGGTTCCTGGAGATGTCTAGATATACTAAGTTGGTGAGATATTTGAAAAACTCAAGGTAGTTGTCTCCTGTCTTCCACATGATGTTAAGCTGGTTCCCGGCAAAGTAGAGGTACTTAAGGGAAGTGCTGTTTAGAGCTTTATCTATTCGCATCCCAATGTCATTGTCATCCAGACTTAGCACTTCTAAACTGGGTAGGTTATTTATAAAGCCGAAGCGATGGCCCATGCCCCTCATCAGGAAGTGAAACTCATTGTTGCTTAGGTCTAGTGCCTTCAATGTGGCATTCAACTCCTGGAAGGCATTTTCATAATAAAAGTCAATCCTGTTGTGAGCCATGTTGAGGTACACAAGGTTGTCCAAATGTATGAACTGTTTTCCATTTAAAGCCTGACTCATATAGTTGTAGGAGAGGTCCAAACAAACAGCCCTCTCAATTCCCTTAAATATGTCACCCTTTATTGAGGTAATGACATTTTGAGAAAGGTCAAAAGTCAAGCTTTGATTGCAGAATTGTATCCTGAAATCCCAAATAGTTCGGATCTGAGAGAAATCTTCCTTTGATATCTCTGTCACGTCTTGTGTTGTCATGGCGGTGAGGGCTGTTGGACTTGGAGGAGCCCATAGCTCACGCCTCTCCCAGATCATGGGAGGTGGGTTCAGATCATCCACCCTGGTGTTGCCATTTTGATTCGCAGACATCTGAGGCAACTGATACATGGAGTTGTTGGTACACTTTGGAAGGAAATTCAAAAGGTTCTGGGAGAGGTCTACCTTTCTCAGGGATGGTAACTGTCCAAGAGCAGTTAGGTCGGAGGACTTTATGAAGTTCATTCGCAGCTCTAGGCTCTGAAGGTGACGTAGCTTTGTAAGAATTGCAAGGCTTTTGCTGGAGAGTTTTAGGAAAAAATTCCCACTAAGGAGAAGATAGTTTAAGTCTGTGATTTGGCTCAGATAGTTTGAGAGCACCAGGTTAGGAAATGTCTTCTTTGGTTCGTAGTTGTAAATGAGACTTAGCCAGGTCAATTGACTCAGCTCTTGAAAGAAGGTGCCATTACGTATGGCATGAGACAAGAAGTTGTCAGAGATATCAAGCCTTTTTAATTGTCTCAAAGAGCTGAAGAGGCCCTCCGGAAATGTACGCAGAGAGTTTCCTCTTAGGCTGAGAAACGTGAGTGAGCTGTTGTTGATTTGTAAAGAGTTTCTGTGTAGCTTTAAGGAGTTGTTATTAAGGCAAGGGAAACAGGGCTGG of the Hypomesus transpacificus isolate Combined female chromosome 18, fHypTra1, whole genome shotgun sequence genome contains:
- the tlr9 gene encoding LOW QUALITY PROTEIN: toll-like receptor 9 (The sequence of the model RefSeq protein was modified relative to this genomic sequence to represent the inferred CDS: inserted 2 bases in 1 codon), whose product is MGSSKSNSPHRHDNTRRDRDIKGRFLSDPNXIWDFRIQFCNQSLTFDLSQNVITSIKGDIFKGIERAVCLDLSYNYMSQALNGKQFIHLDNLVYLNMAHNRIDFYYENAFQELNATLKALDLSNNEFHFLMRGMGHRFGFINNLPSLEVLSLDDNDIGMRIDKALNSTSLKYLYFAGNQLNIMWKTGDNYLEFFKYLTNLVYLDISRNQLRSLSQKVICNLPQSLRALRLSDNLLNYFPWENITVLSQLQHFNISKNRLSSLPNVVIPFRSNFTVLDLSYNWISKLPEKFFRKMEGLRYLYLNNNQLKILKHQILPALMGNGSSLKTLTLHGNPFVCSCDTAWFSDFLRASPVHIPRLTTHVQCEFPESLQGTNLLTMDPRSCPEIFGRVSFLSTSFLVLVLTALPLLKHLYGWDLWYCFQLLWAGHKGYSQLPGSDYDDHYDAFVVFDTENQSVRDWVYNELTVHLENGGRRRFRLCLEERDWLPGLSCIENLHNAVYSSAKTVFVLTSGGTGSGANVSGMIRQAFFMVQQRLLDEKVDVAVLVLLDEVFPKMKYLQLRKRLCRKSVLSWPRNPRAQPLFWNSMRAALSSDNLQSYDGNMSESFM